The Verrucomicrobiota bacterium DNA window CGGTGCAGTGCGGTGATCGAGCCGTAGGCGACTTCGAGGTCCTGGACTTCCAGCATGCTCAAGCTTCCGGTTCTTCGCCGAGGTAAGCCTCGATGACCTTCGGGTCCCGCCGGATGGCCTCAGGTGCGCCCTCGGCGATTTTGATGCCGTGATCGAGCACGTAAATGCGGCGGCAGATGCCCATCACGACCCGCATGTCGTGTTCGACGAGGAGCACGGAGATATCAAACTGCTCCTGGATAAATTCGATCAGGCGCATCAGGTTTTTCTTTTCGGTGGGCGTCATCCCGGCGGCCGGTTCGTCGAGGAGCAACAATTTCGGGGTGGTTGCCAGGGCGCGGACGATTTCCAGCCTCCGCTGGTCGCCGTACGGCAGGCTCTTGCACATGACGTCGCGGTGCCGGTCGAGGTTGAAGATTTTAAGCAACTCGAGCGCTTTCGCCTCAATTTGGGCTTCCTCGGCGCGGAATTTCGCGCCGCGCCACCAGGCATGACGCGGCCCGTGGGCAAGGTGCACATTGAACGCG harbors:
- a CDS encoding ABC transporter ATP-binding protein; this translates as MTSKPLELQNCTIRFGGLTAVANFSMVVGPRELVGLIGPNGAGKTTVFNMITGVYRPTEGQVVFNGERLNGLKPFVITAKGIARTFQNIRLFPSLTVFDNVRVAFNVHLAHGPRHAWWRGAKFRAEEAQIEAKALELLKIFNLDRHRDVMCKSLPYGDQRRLEIVRALATTPKLLLLDEPAAGMTPTEKKNLMRLIEFIQEQFDISVLLVEHDMRVVMGICRRIYVLDHGIKIAEGAPEAIRRDPKVIEAYLGEEPEA